The Thermincola ferriacetica genome segment CCGGGTATACTGAAATCCATAAGTTTGGGTACTGTCCATACCTACAGGGTTCTTGCACTGACCTTTGATTTTCTCGGTAAAATGTTTGCTAAGCAGGTGCCTGTTGAGTTGAGCGGTCCAGTCCGAATCACTATGGAATTGGGTAAGGCGGCGGAGATGGGCATTATGCCGCTTATTCAACTGGCAGGATTTCTCAGTATCCAGATAGGGCTGTTCAATTTGTTCCCCATTCCTGCCCTTGACGGCAGCAGGATTATCTTCCTGGGTATAGAAGGATTAAGGGGGCGTCCTGTCGATCCTTCCAAGGAAAACTTTATCCACCTGGTGGGGTTAAGCCTCCTTCTGCTGTTGATGGTGGTTATAACTTATAAAGATATTTTACACATAATCGGCTAGGGGGTGGGGATTTGCAGCGGAGGAAAACCAGGCAGATTTTTATCGGCAATGTGCCCGTTGGCGGGGACGCTCCTGTTGTGGTACAGTCCATGACCAATAGCGATACGAGGAATGTTCCCGGCACCCTGGATCAGATTCGGCGGCTGGCGGAGGCCGGGTGTGAAATTGTCAGGGTTGCCGTACCTGATGATGAAGCCGCCCAGTCTTTAAAAGAGATTACCCGGCAGTCACCGCTGCCGGTAATTGCTGATATTCACTTCGATTACCGTTTGGCATTAAAAGCTATGGACAACGGTGTCGCCGGGCTCCGGCTGAATCCGGGAAACATAGGGGGCCGCGAAAAGGTGCGGGCCGTTGTAAATGAAGCCAAAGGGCGGAAAATTCCTATCAGGATAGGGGTCAATGCCGGGTCGCTGGAAAAAAAGATTATCGAAAAGTATGGTGGTATTACAGCAGAGGGTATGGTGGAAAGCGCCCTCAACCACGTACATATACTGGAGGATTTGGATTTTTACGATATAAAAATATCTTTAAAGACTTTTGAGATTCCCTTGCTTATTCAAGCTTACCGGATGATGGCTGAGCAGGTGGATTACCCCTTACACATAGGGGTAACGGAGGCCGGTACCATAAGAACGGGAACTATTCGTTCAGCAGTGGGCATAGGCGCCCTGCTCAGTATGGGCATTGGCGATACGGTACGGGTATCTTTAACGGGCGACCCTGTGGAAGAAGTATGGGTTGCTTATGAAATATTAAAGAGTCTGCATCTTAGAGAACGCGGGCCTACAATTGTATCATGTCCGACCTGTGGCCGGACCCAGATAGATCTTATACCCCTGGCAGAAGAAGTGGAGAAGAGACTGCATAGCCTGGACAGGCCTCTAAAGGTGGCTATTATGGGTTGTGTGGTAAACGGTCCGGGTGAAGCAAGGGAAGCTGATATCGGGATTGCCGGCGGTCGGGGAGTGGGAATACTGTTCCGTAAAGGCGAAATAATTAAAAGGGTTAAAGAAGAAAACCTCCTGGATGAACTTATGGAGGAAATTAAAAATATGTGTAGGGAGGAGAAGGAATGAGGGCATCAGAGATTCTTGCGCCAACCCTGCGTGAAGTTCCGGCTGAAGCAGAAGTTATCAGCCATATTTTAATGTTGAGAGCGGGTTTCATCAGGAAGTCCGCATCGGGTATTTATACATATTTGCCATTAGCCAATCGGGTCATTAAAAAAGTATCCCAGATTGTAAGGGAGGAGATGGACAGAAAAGGGGGTCAGGAATTAATACTGCCTATTATGCAGCCTGCAGAATTGTGGCAGGAATCGGGGAGATGGGATGTATACGGAGACGAACTTTTCCGGTTAAAAGACCGCCATGGGCGTTCTTTTGCCCTTGGTCCGACGCATGAAGAGATTATCACTGACCTGGTTCGCAACGAGATTCGGTCATACAAGCAAATGCCCATGCTTCTTTACCAGATACAAAACAAATACCGCGATGAGCGGCGGCCGCGTTTTGGCTTGATGCGCGGTCGGGAATTTATCATGAAAGACTTGTATTCCTTCGACCGCGATGAGGCGGGTCTGGACGAGAGTTATAACAAGATGTTCGATGCTTACACCCGCGTATTCAGCCGTTGTGGTTTAAAGTTTCGTCCCGTAGAGGCCGATTCCGGCGCCATAGGCGGGAGTTCCACCCACGAATTTATGGTGCTTGCAGAATCTGGCGAAGCGGCCATAGTTTATTGTACGGAATGTGAATATGCGGCCAACGTGGAAAAAGCAGAAGCCTGCTCTGTTGACACAGTTACACCGATGGACATGTTTCCTATGGAAGAAGTGGCTACGCCTAATGCGAGAACTATAGAAGAGGTTACGGCCATGCTGGGAGTAGGTCCGGAAAACCTGATTAAGACCCTGATCTATGAAACAGAAAAAGAAGAAGTGGTAGCTCTGGTCAGGGGAGACCGTGAAGTTAACGAGATCAAGCTGTTGAATGTTCTGGGGGCTCTGCATCTTGACCTGGCCGGCAGCGAGACCGTACAGAGAATAACAGGAGCCGAAGTGGGCTTTGCCGGGCCGGTAGGCTTGAAGAACGTCACTATTATAGCTGACCATGAAGTGATGAAAATGGTCAATGCTGTGGCGGGCGCAAACAAAACAGGTTATCATCTGAAAAACGTCAAACCCGGCAGAGATTTCAAGCCTGATATGGAAGCCGATATCCGTATTGTGCAGGCCGGTGAGCCGTGCCCCAGATGTAACGGCACCTTAGCCATGGCAAGAGGGATAGAGGTTGGCCAAATATTTAAACTCGGTACCAAATACAGCAAGGCGTTGGGGGCCAAATTTCTTGACGAAAACGGGAAGGAACAGTACATCGTTATGGGCTGTTACGGGATAGGAATTACCAGAACTGTGGCGGCGGCCATAGAGCAGAACCATGATCAGGATGGGATTATCTGGCCTATGTCCATAGCGCCGTTCCAGGTAATAGTAGTTCCCGTAAGTGCCAAATCTTCTGAACAGGTGGAACTGGCCGAAAGGATTTACTCTCAGCTACTTGAGGCCGGGATAGAAGTCATTATTGACGACAGAAGCGAACGGCCCGGTGTGAAGTTTAAGGATGCCGATTTAATTGGCTACCCGATCCGGGTAACTGTTGGGAATAAGGCTGTTGACGAAGGCAGGGTAGAGGTCCGCCTGCGCAAGACCGGCGACACCAGGGACCTGCCTGTAGAGGAAGTTGTCACTTATGTAAAAAATCTGGTGGACGAAGAAATGAAAAGACTCAATTCATACCGCATAGAAGAATAAGCAGGGCATATCCAGTCTAATATATACCTGATACCGAATATTCAGGAGGTTAGGTATATATGGACGTGGCGGCAGTTATCCCTGCTTTCAACGAAGAAAAAACCATAGCCCAGGTGGTCAAAACGGTCAGGGAAGTTCCCCTGGTGAAGGAAATCATCGTGGTAAATGACGGGTCAACAGACAATACAGGAAGAATTGCCGAAGAGGCAGGGGCCCGGGTTATTGACCTGCGCAGCAACGTGGGTAAAGGCGGCGCCATGGCTGTCGGTGTGCGTTCAACGCAGGCCGGCATAATTCTTTTTTTGGATGCCGATTTGATTGGTTTGCAGCCTTCCCATGTTTATGACCTGATTAACCCTGTTTTGCAGGGTGAGACGGAAATGACCATTGGAGTTTTTGATGAAGGAAGATTTGCTACCGATTTGGCCCAGTTTCTCACCCCGTATTTGAGTGGTCAACGGGCGGTGAAAAGAGAAATTTTTGAAACGGTCTCCGGGCTGGATCTTTCGCGTTTTGGGGTTGAAATAGCCCTGACCCGTTTTGTAAAATCTGCAGGAATTTCCTTCAAGGAAGTAGAATTAAAACAAATGTCGCATTTGATGAAGGAAGAAAAACTGGGATTAATTAAAGGCTTTAAAGCCAGGATGAAAATGTATTGGGAAATTGCCAAGTGTGTTGGTC includes the following:
- a CDS encoding proline--tRNA ligase codes for the protein MRASEILAPTLREVPAEAEVISHILMLRAGFIRKSASGIYTYLPLANRVIKKVSQIVREEMDRKGGQELILPIMQPAELWQESGRWDVYGDELFRLKDRHGRSFALGPTHEEIITDLVRNEIRSYKQMPMLLYQIQNKYRDERRPRFGLMRGREFIMKDLYSFDRDEAGLDESYNKMFDAYTRVFSRCGLKFRPVEADSGAIGGSSTHEFMVLAESGEAAIVYCTECEYAANVEKAEACSVDTVTPMDMFPMEEVATPNARTIEEVTAMLGVGPENLIKTLIYETEKEEVVALVRGDREVNEIKLLNVLGALHLDLAGSETVQRITGAEVGFAGPVGLKNVTIIADHEVMKMVNAVAGANKTGYHLKNVKPGRDFKPDMEADIRIVQAGEPCPRCNGTLAMARGIEVGQIFKLGTKYSKALGAKFLDENGKEQYIVMGCYGIGITRTVAAAIEQNHDQDGIIWPMSIAPFQVIVVPVSAKSSEQVELAERIYSQLLEAGIEVIIDDRSERPGVKFKDADLIGYPIRVTVGNKAVDEGRVEVRLRKTGDTRDLPVEEVVTYVKNLVDEEMKRLNSYRIEE
- a CDS encoding glycosyltransferase family 2 protein; translated protein: MDVAAVIPAFNEEKTIAQVVKTVREVPLVKEIIVVNDGSTDNTGRIAEEAGARVIDLRSNVGKGGAMAVGVRSTQAGIILFLDADLIGLQPSHVYDLINPVLQGETEMTIGVFDEGRFATDLAQFLTPYLSGQRAVKREIFETVSGLDLSRFGVEIALTRFVKSAGISFKEVELKQMSHLMKEEKLGLIKGFKARMKMYWEIAKCVGRN
- the ispG gene encoding flavodoxin-dependent (E)-4-hydroxy-3-methylbut-2-enyl-diphosphate synthase, whose amino-acid sequence is MQRRKTRQIFIGNVPVGGDAPVVVQSMTNSDTRNVPGTLDQIRRLAEAGCEIVRVAVPDDEAAQSLKEITRQSPLPVIADIHFDYRLALKAMDNGVAGLRLNPGNIGGREKVRAVVNEAKGRKIPIRIGVNAGSLEKKIIEKYGGITAEGMVESALNHVHILEDLDFYDIKISLKTFEIPLLIQAYRMMAEQVDYPLHIGVTEAGTIRTGTIRSAVGIGALLSMGIGDTVRVSLTGDPVEEVWVAYEILKSLHLRERGPTIVSCPTCGRTQIDLIPLAEEVEKRLHSLDRPLKVAIMGCVVNGPGEAREADIGIAGGRGVGILFRKGEIIKRVKEENLLDELMEEIKNMCREEKE